A stretch of Pyrenophora tritici-repentis strain M4 chromosome 7, whole genome shotgun sequence DNA encodes these proteins:
- a CDS encoding KIP1, Kinesin protein gives MEPANENATIAKRSGIKPPSTFSGITSPSRALSELPEAAANSRSAMPLPTKHKPSGLPEPAFKQRKTLAEQGGEPISRGRLPAPKVSSSIKTTAPRALAASASRTLSRPTARHPAASTLHSSVGVAPKPSGSVRPKSAYGHGGSHGRSKSYHQAPRPATAMLNRDDDDDDSEQSERKGVHPFLISTNPPTRLRVPKGVSLDTQKRTASLSISGRRFARIPESRAVSSPSAFRPVTPVIEEPSDTECDEICTRVGALTVGASKADIRGSRCVGNGMTSDYGTNPFLKPKLPTSIPQPSPTPIRSQQVDPSLYRPPSTTPRKQPLAPFLSRFTNDRCPDFYNERMEAMERDFRMFKEKMETDVRQATDYKESISQLQSRVTELETIRTRLEIVNKGLESELNDTRSCLKSVKMELDMMQQKHTFEVDDVRRRHRNEIEDLESRHRKDTDRMEREREEVERKIRIELEGRIDRLLKEHGEELAVLRKKLDADTEAERSRRTQEAQKIEGEYASKLRAAALDADAKQREAQLVQGELTNVKSELDRERILKSGLQGQLTEMTTQNLTLDAANKAMKEKIDFLESDSQAQSSAFNDLHKRMQDAIEAAERAQDKLRQEETLRRKLFNQVQELKGNIRVMCRVRPAHETESNPAQISFPDTDTDSKEVAVLGPNKISATGKDITAAYSYSFDRVFGPVAQNGEVFEEISQLVQSALDGYNVCIFCYGQTGAGKTHTMSSSDGMIPRATKQIWDEAQRLQEKGWRYNMEGSFIEVYNETYNDLLGRSEDLDKKKVEVRHDPVKKQTSLENAVSVMLDGPGRVEEILETASKNRTVAATKANMRSSRSHSVFILKLIGTNEITGERSEGTLNLVDLAGSERLEHSKAEGTRLKETQNINKSLSCLGDVINALGSAKEGGHIPYRNSKLTYLLQYSLGGNSKTLMFVMVSPLQAHLQETITSLKFATKVHNTHIGTAKKQTKTS, from the exons ATGGAGCCTGCGAACGAGAACGCG ACCATCGCGAAGCGCTCAGGCATTAAACCACCTTCAACCTTCTCCGGCATCACGTCGCCATCTCGCGCCCTCAGCGAATTGCCCGAAGCTGCCGCCAATTCGCGCAGTGCAATGCCGCTCCCTACCAAGCATAAGCCCTCCGGCT TACCCGAGCCTGCGTTTAAGCAACGGAAGACGCTTGCTGAGCAAGGCGGCGAGCCTATTTCTCGAGGACGATTACCTGCGCCAAAGGTCTCCAGTAGTATCAAGACAACGGCGCCGCGCGCACTAGCAGCGTCCGCATCGCGTACGCTCTCCAGACCGACAGCGAGACACCCTGCTGCCTCGACTCTTCATAGTAGTGTCGGTGTAGCCCCCAAACCCAGTGGAAGTGTAAGACCGAAGTCGGCCTATGGCCATGGTGGTAGTCATGGTAGGAGCAAATCCTACCACCAGGCGCCGCGGCCTGCGACAGCCATGTTAAACAGagacgatgatgatgacgacaGTGAACAATCTGAGCGCAAAGGTGTGCACCCATTTCTTATCTCTACCAACCCCCCAACACGCCTGAGGGTGCCCAAAGGAGTCTCTTTAGACACCCAAAAGCGCACGGCTTCCCTAAGTATATCCGGACGAAGATTCGCTCGCATACCAGAGTCGCGAGCTGTCTCGTCTCCTTCCGCTTTCCGCCCCGTCACTCCGGTCATTGAAGAGCCTTCCGATACCGAATGTGACGAAATCTGCACGAGAGTAGGGGCGCTCACCGTGGGAGCGTCCAAGGCAGACATACGTGGCAGTCGATGCGTCGGAAATGGCATGACTTCTGACTACGGGACGAATCCTTTCCTCAAACCGAAGTTGCCTACATCTATTCCACAACCCAGCCCAACACCGATTCGGTCGCAACAGGTAGATCCGTCGCTATATCGGCCCCCATCTACCACACCGAGGAAACAACCACTAGCACCCTTTCTGAGCCGTTTCACTAACGACCGGTGTCCAGATTTCTACAATGAACGAATGGAGGCCATGGAACGCGACTTCCGCATGTTCAAGGAGAAGATGGAGACGGATGTGCGACAAGCCACCGACTACAAAGAGTCAATTTCACAATTGCAGAGTCGCG TTACGGAGCTCGAGACCATCCGCACGCGACTAGAGATTGTAAACAAGGGCCTAGAGTCGGAACTCAACGATACCCGGAGCTGTCTAAAGTCAGTGAAGATGGAGCTGGACATGATGCAGCAGAAGCACACATTTGAGGTCGACGACGTTAGGCGGAGACACCGTAACGAAATTGAAGACCTCGAATCGCGACATCGAAAAGACACAGACCGAATGGAGAGggaaagagaagaagtagAGAGGAAGATACGCATCGAACTCGAGGGACGAATCGACAGATTACTGAAAGAACACGGCGAGGAGCTCGCAGTGCTACGGAAGAAGCTCGATGCCGACACCGAAGCGGAACGGAGCAGACGCACACAAGAGGCACAGAAGATTGAGGGGGAATATGCGTCAAAGCTCAGAGCAGCCGCTCTGGATGCGGATGCGAAGCAGCGCGAGGCACAACTGGTCCAGGGCGAGCTCACAAATGTCAAGTCCGAGCTGGATCGGGAGAGGATTCTTAAGAGCGGTCTTCAAGGCCAATTGACTGAAATGACAACACAGAACCTGACCCTGGACGCAGCGAACAAGGCAATGAAGGAAAAGATCGACTTTCTCGAGTCGGACAGCCAGGCGCAATCGTCAGCCTTCAACGACCTCCACAAGCGTATGCAAGACGCCATTGAGGCAGCAGAAAGGGCGCAGGATAAGCTGCGCCAGGAGGAGACGCTACGAAGGAAGCTCTTCAATCAGGTGCAGGAACTCAAAGGCAACATCAGAGTCATGTGTCGTGTGCGGCCAGCTCACGAGACAGAGAGTAACCCTGCGCAAATATCTTTCCCCGACACCGATACCGACAGCAAGGAGGTCGCTGTGCTCGGTCCAAACAAGATCAGCGCAACTGGAAAGGATATCACGGCCGCATACTCGTACTCTTTCGATCGCGTGTTCGGGCCTGTGGCGCAAAACGGCGAAGTGTTCGAAGAAATCAGTCAGCTTGTGCAGAGCGCCCTCGACGGGTACAATGTATGCATCTTCTGCTATGGTCAGACGGGTGCCGGGAAAACACATACCATGTCGTCCAGTGACGGTATGATTCCCCGCGCCACAAAACAAATCTGGGATGAAGCACAAAGACTACAAGAAAAGGGGTGGCGTTACAACATGGAAGGATCTTTCATTGAGGTCTACAATGAGACTTACAATGATCTGCTCGGCCGCTCAGAAGACCTGGATAAGAAAAAGGTTGAAGTGCGGCACGATCCAGTAAAGAAGCAAACCAGCCTCGAAAATGCTGTCAGCGTCATGCTCGACGGGCCTGGCCGAGTGGAAGAGATCCTAGAGACAGCCAGCAAGAACAGAACGGTGGCTGCAACCAAGGCCAACATGCGATCCAGTCGAAGTCACTCAGTGTTCATCCTAAAGCTGATTGGCACCAACGAGATTACGGGCGAAAGAAGCGAGGGCACACTCAATCTCGTCGATCTCGCAGGATCCGAACGACTAGAGCACTCCAAGGCTGAAGGCACACGCCTCAAGGAAACACAGAACATCAACAAGAGTCTGAGTTGCTTGGGTGATGTCATCAACGCCCTTGGGTCAGCGAAGGAGGGCGGACACATCCCGTACAGAAACTCAAAG CTCACATATCTCCTCCAATACTCGCTCGGCGGCAACTCAAAGACACTCATGTTCGTCATGGTCAGCCCATTACAAGCACATTTGCAAGAGACGATTACGAGTCTCAAATTCGCAACCAAGGTGCACAACACGCACATCGGCACAGCGAAGAAGCAAACCAAGACATCATAA